The Penaeus monodon isolate SGIC_2016 chromosome 13, NSTDA_Pmon_1, whole genome shotgun sequence genome contains a region encoding:
- the LOC119580375 gene encoding fibrous sheath CABYR-binding protein-like isoform X1, producing MTARLATFSCNKGGVLMLLICIAVLTLLLVVGAVTCSPLPSDFPAHAAQDAAHHVEVTHEVRHVTFEVSEEVSDVTASSQVPSAVPPEDDPPIPTATTPPTLPDAHLPHHASQLDLQPAHHTPPEEHGLEKEHGLEKEHGLEAEHGLEEEHGLEEEHGLEEEEHGLEEKEHAPDTEGFLSDDPSVEDSVKDEGSLGVLQEDEDVELEAKEEEGGLGEDTAAERVSGESASGEHDPQDIARGVVPEDTAAEETSLAEDASAGPEHPLPEGQEEESATHGAELQEHVTDESAVEEHVSEESAAQEETPEQSVAEENAPEESIVVEKSPVENVAIESKPEDSVPEDSDLEESKAAGSSSEANTTSEVAPGEEITNENGQAESVTVESVSEEKAVEKEPEEETPVHAVERMLADETRETVFLAEPVVEESGSKEEENKTEREPVSEKHTAEEDVAEEAAPGEGEESGAQEDVPQDQAAAEEEAEKEELAPAAQDAVSPGGEEEEVTADASEQEVSQEEPNSTDIMDPRVKKEVEITEEEKRSAEETAGSEDKPEGEIVPIDLEASEEEETQPIPVAAEGDHAGSPSPAEGQSDQGGVAFVNDAPSSLDSSEFSSEDVPIPVERHADTESDSGMEMTPAETPRKSRIYIEDDYEDPARATHPEDPAVSEDAVKEESEHRVVNSGLESMSMTSPTPEVPPESMPVEVTAEEDQVPPANSEEIESVTPPLDAAEPEENVTTVIDKVEEPPAVHETEEKVSVVEDVPPSSSVAPALAEDYPDSYTDPLDVADLPDIDVTHENLPSKEHPLDKGEETGAGQPSDHAGEVAGDSSDLAASDHMLEVEAGTPRVLPPQQEQVSAAAPTTLTVGCIIGIVFGVLMSLVILVGVGGFVLYQRRTLNRPKALNSDRGYAGSDSGGYIDDQVRVSYVNSQIDTPKTESSKASEAQQVPQVLIMLKNLKPTVSAGAASKLRNSLPSMPRIRPINLPNVGQFISKREPGGSNQPGQ from the exons AAAGGAGGCGTCCTAATGTTGCTTATTTGCATTGCAGTGTTGACGTTGCTGCTGGTGGTGGGTGCGGTGACCTGCTCCCCGCTGCCCAGCGACTtccccgcccacgccgcccaagATGCCGCCCACCACGTCGAAGTTACCCATGAGGTGCGCCACGTCACGTTTGAAGTGAGCGAGGAGGTGAGCGACGTCACCGCCTCGTCTCAGGTCCCCTCCGCCGTCCCCCCCGAGGATGACCCCCCCATCCCCACGGCGACGACCCCACCGACCCTCCCCGACGCCCACCTCCCGCACCACGCGTCTCAGCTCGACCTCCAGCCCGCCCACCACACGCCGCCCGAGGAGCACGGACTGGAGAAGGAGCACGGACTGGAGAAGGAGCACGGACTGGAGGCGGAGCACGGGCTGGAGGAAGAGCACGGGCTGGAGGAAGAGCAcgggctggaggaggaggagcacggGTTGGAAGAGAAGGAGCACGCCCCCGACACTGAAGGATTCCTCTCCGACGACCCGTCCGTCGAGGACTCCGTGAAGGACGAAGGGAGTCTAGGCGTTCTCCAGGAAGACGAGGACGTGGAGCTAGAggctaaggaggaggaaggaggcctCGGGGAGGACACGGCAGCGGAGAGGGTCTCGGGGGAGAGCGCCTCAGGAGAACATGACCCGCAGGACATCGCGAGGGGCGTCGTCCCCGAAGACACCGCGGCCGAGGAAACCAGCCTGGCGGAGGACGCGTCGGCCGGCCCGGAACACCCACTTCCAGAAGGCCAAGAGGAGGAAAGTGCAACACACGGCGCCGAACTGCAAGAACACGTGACGGACGAAAGTGCAGTGGAGGAACATGTGAGTGAGGAAAGTGCAGCTCAGGAGGAAACGCCAGAACAAAGTGTTGCCGAGGAAAATGCCCCTGAGGAGAGCATAGTGGTAGAAAAATCGCCCGTGGAAAATGTAGCGATAGAAAGCAAACCAGAAGACTCAGTACCTGAAGACAGTGACCTTGAAGAAAGCAAAGCAGCTGGAAGCTCTTCAGAAGCAAATACAACGAGTGAAGTCGCGCCAGGAGAGGAAATAACAAACGAGAATGGCCAGGCAGAGAGTGTCACAGTGGAAAGCGTGTCAGAAGAGAAGGCAGTCGAGAAGGAACCAGAGGAAGAGACGCCCGTACATGCTGTCGAGAGGATGCTAGCGGACGAGACGCGAGAGACCGTGTTTCTGGCCGAGCCCGTCGTCGAGGAAAGTGGCagcaaggaggaagagaataagacgGAAAGGGAACCTGTCTCGGAAAAGCACACCGCGGAGGAGGACGTAGCGGAGGAGGCCGCCCCGGGGGAAGGTGAAGAAAGCGGAGCCCAAGAGGACGTCCCACAAGACCAAGCTGCggcagaggaggaggcggagaaggaggagctGGCTCCGGCGGCACAGGACGCGGTGAGTcctggcggggaggaggaggaagttacaGCAGACGCATCGGAGCAGGAAGTTAGCCAGGAAGAACCCAACTCAACAGATATCATGGATCCCAGGGTTAAGAAGGAAGTAGAGATtacggaggaagaaaaaagaagcgcTGAGGAAACTGCAGGGAGTGAGGATAAACCCGAAGGCGAAATCGTGCCCATCGATCTGGAAGCCTCGGAAGAAGAGGAGACGCAGCCGATCCCGGTCGCGGCAGAAGGGGACCATGCCGGGTCTCCCTCTCCAGCCGAAGGCCAGAGTGACCAGGGCGGCGTGGCCTTCGTCAACGATGCGCCGTCGTCCCTGGATAGCTCTGAGTTTTCCTCCGAAGACGTCCCCATCCCGGTGGAGAGGCACGCGGACACCGAGAGCGACAGCGGGATGGAGATGACGCCGGCAGAAACTCCTCGCAAATCCCGCATCTACATCGAGGATGACTATGAAGACCCCGCTCGCGCCACCCACCCCGAGGACCCCGCTGTTTCCGAGGACGCCGTTAAAGAGGAGAGCGAGCACAGAGTAGTCAACAGCGGCCTTGAGAGCATGAGCATGACCTCGCCGACTCCTGAGGTGCCACCGGAGAGTATGCCGGTCGAGGTCACTGCCGAGGAAGACCAGGTCCCTCCTGCCAACAGCGAGGAAATAGAATCGGTCACTCCGCCCCTCGACGCCGCAGAGCCAGAGGAGAACGTCACCACAGTCATCGATAAGGTCGAGGAGCCTCCCGCAGTACACGAGACGGAGGAGAAAGTGAGCGTAGTCGAGGACGTTCCTCCGAGTTCGAGTGTTGCCCCAGCGCTCGCCGAGGACTACCCAGACTCCTACACTGATCCTCTGGATGTGGCCGACCTGCCTGACATCGACGTGACGCACGAGAACTTGCCATCCAAGGAACACCCTCTGGACAAGGGCGAGGAGACCGGCGCTGGCCAGCCCAGTGATCATGC AGGTGAGGTGGCGGGTGACTCCAGCGACCTGGCTGCGAGTGACCACATGCTGGAGGTGGAAGCAGGCACGCCTCGGGTCCTGCCTCCCCAGCAGGAGCAGGTCAGCGCCGCAGCTCCCACGACCCTCACCGTCGGTTGCATCATCGGCATCGTCTTCGGCGTCCTCATGTCTCTAGTCATTCTCGTCG gcgTCGGAGGTTTCGTCCTCTACCAACGACGAACTCTGAACCGCCCCAAAGCCCTGAACTCCGACCGAGGCTACGCAGGGAGTGACTCCGGAGGCTACATCGACGACCAAGTGCGCGTTTCGTATGTCAACTCGCAGATTGACACGCCAAAG